One window of the Roseovarius sp. THAF9 genome contains the following:
- a CDS encoding Hint domain-containing protein yields the protein MEPKTVGGTGGTNPPRARVQASGFAAGAVIMTLDGEKAVEDLRPGDRVITRDTGMAVLKDISVQTLRTRTIRVQAGSLGHTRPVRDVLLPEGQSLLIRDWRAEAMFGTKRAVVQVSQLVDGEFITDEGKTDLTLHTLDFDTPHIVYVDGLEAASTADIEALSKAA from the coding sequence ATGGAACCGAAAACGGTCGGGGGCACAGGCGGGACCAACCCGCCACGGGCCAGAGTGCAGGCCAGCGGCTTTGCCGCCGGCGCAGTTATCATGACATTGGATGGCGAGAAAGCGGTGGAAGATCTCCGCCCCGGTGACCGCGTGATCACGCGCGACACCGGCATGGCCGTCCTGAAGGACATCTCGGTTCAAACCCTGCGCACCCGGACGATCCGCGTTCAGGCCGGATCGCTCGGTCACACCCGCCCCGTGCGCGACGTACTGCTTCCCGAAGGCCAATCCCTGCTGATCCGCGATTGGCGGGCCGAGGCGATGTTCGGCACCAAGCGCGCCGTGGTACAGGTCTCGCAACTGGTCGACGGCGAATTCATCACCGACGAGGGCAAGACGGACCTGACGCTCCACACGCTCGATTTCGACACGCCCCACATCGTCTATGTCGACGGGCTCGAAGCGGCCAGCACCGCCGATATCGAAGCACTGTCAAAAGCTGCGTGA
- a CDS encoding NAD(P)H-hydrate dehydratase, with protein sequence MMTELLTAAQMRAIEEAAINSGDVTGLELMERAGRGVVEAVFEEWPELAKAPSRAVVLCGPGNNGGDGFVVARLLKEWGWEVEVFLYGDLTKLPPDAKVNYERWSTMGTVRPYVDEGDGAFWLDPVSWGPETLIVDALFGTGLTRPVDAFNAFGWATQMSGWRVDGRPLGGGNYPDARVVAVDIPSGLCADSGRYLRVDGQGPYHEDIRAHLTISFHALKLGHLLADGPAGCGKVVVKGIGLDCQNSQGIVRLLERPAFFQTKWTADHKYDHGHALVLSGGAGRTGAARLAARGALRIGAGLVTLGVPPSAQQEVACQVTSIMLRRVEGCDGLAGVLEDQRINAVCLGPGLGVERARALVPVALGEGGVQTHPMRSLVLDADALTAYEGDPGALFGMLHESCVLTPHGGEFARLFPDIAEKLNAPASEGPAFSKVDATREAAQRAGCIVLFKGADTVIAAPDGRCSINSAQYERATPWLATAGAGDVLAGFITGLLARGHEPMQAAEVAAWLHVECARSFGPGLIAEDLPEEVPKVLRALGM encoded by the coding sequence ATGATGACTGAACTGCTGACCGCCGCCCAGATGCGGGCCATCGAAGAAGCCGCGATCAACTCGGGCGACGTGACCGGCTTGGAGCTGATGGAGCGCGCAGGGCGGGGCGTCGTCGAGGCGGTATTCGAGGAATGGCCGGAGCTGGCGAAAGCGCCGAGCCGGGCGGTCGTGCTATGCGGGCCGGGGAACAATGGCGGCGACGGGTTTGTCGTGGCGCGGTTGCTGAAAGAGTGGGGCTGGGAGGTGGAGGTGTTCCTCTACGGCGACCTCACTAAGCTGCCGCCGGATGCGAAGGTGAATTACGAGCGGTGGTCCACGATGGGCACAGTGCGGCCTTATGTCGACGAGGGCGACGGCGCGTTCTGGCTCGATCCGGTATCGTGGGGACCCGAAACGCTGATTGTGGACGCTTTGTTCGGGACGGGGTTAACGCGCCCGGTGGACGCGTTTAACGCCTTCGGATGGGCCACGCAGATGTCGGGATGGCGCGTGGACGGTCGACCGCTCGGGGGCGGCAACTATCCCGATGCCCGGGTTGTGGCAGTGGATATTCCCAGCGGGCTCTGCGCCGATAGCGGGCGCTATCTGCGCGTGGATGGGCAGGGGCCGTATCACGAGGATATCCGTGCACATCTGACGATCAGTTTTCATGCACTGAAGCTGGGGCATTTGCTGGCCGACGGTCCTGCCGGCTGCGGCAAGGTGGTGGTCAAAGGCATCGGGCTGGATTGTCAGAATAGCCAAGGCATCGTGCGGTTGCTGGAACGCCCGGCGTTTTTTCAAACGAAATGGACGGCGGACCACAAATATGACCATGGGCATGCCCTTGTTTTGTCTGGTGGTGCGGGGCGAACAGGCGCGGCGCGATTGGCGGCGCGGGGGGCGCTGAGGATCGGGGCGGGGCTGGTGACGCTGGGTGTTCCGCCCTCAGCGCAGCAGGAGGTGGCGTGTCAGGTGACGTCGATCATGCTGCGCCGGGTCGAAGGGTGCGACGGGCTGGCCGGCGTTCTGGAGGACCAGCGGATTAATGCGGTTTGCCTGGGTCCGGGGCTGGGTGTCGAGCGGGCGAGGGCACTGGTGCCGGTGGCGCTTGGGGAAGGTGGGGTGCAAACCCACCCCATGCGGTCATTGGTGCTGGATGCGGATGCGCTGACGGCGTATGAGGGCGATCCGGGGGCGCTGTTCGGGATGTTGCATGAAAGCTGCGTGTTGACCCCGCATGGCGGGGAGTTCGCGCGGCTGTTCCCGGATATCGCCGAGAAGCTGAACGCGCCGGCCTCCGAAGGCCCAGCCTTTTCCAAGGTTGACGCGACTCGCGAGGCGGCGCAGCGGGCGGGCTGTATCGTGCTGTTCAAGGGGGCGGATACGGTGATTGCGGCGCCGGATGGTCGGTGCAGCATTAACTCCGCACAATATGAACGCGCCACCCCGTGGCTGGCGACGGCTGGGGCAGGGGACGTGCTGGCCGGGTTCATTACGGGGCTGCTGGCGCGGGGGCATGAGCCTATGCAGGCGGCAGAGGTCGCGGCATGGCTGCATGTCGAATGCGCGCGCAGTTTTGGCCCCGGCCTGATCGCCGAGGATCTGCCGGAAGAGGTGCCGAAGGTGTTGCGCGCTTTGGGCATGTGA
- a CDS encoding P-II family nitrogen regulator — protein MKKIEAIIKPFKLDEVKEALQEVGVQGLSVIEVKGFGRQKGHTELYRGAEYVVDFLPKVKIDVVLDDDQVDAAIEAIVDAAKTDKIGDGKIFVSPVEQAIRIRTGESGPDAL, from the coding sequence ATGAAAAAAATCGAGGCGATCATCAAGCCCTTCAAGCTCGATGAAGTCAAGGAAGCGCTTCAGGAGGTGGGTGTTCAGGGCCTCTCGGTGATCGAAGTCAAAGGCTTCGGCCGCCAGAAAGGCCACACCGAACTCTACCGCGGTGCCGAGTATGTCGTCGATTTCCTGCCAAAGGTGAAAATCGACGTCGTGCTGGACGACGATCAGGTCGACGCCGCCATCGAGGCCATCGTCGATGCCGCCAAGACCGACAAGATCGGCGACGGCAAGATCTTCGTCAGCCCCGTCGAACAAGCCATCCGCATCCGCACCGGCGAATCCGGTCCGGACGCGCTTTGA
- the glnA gene encoding type I glutamate--ammonia ligase → MSAKDLLKTIKDEEVEYVDIRFTDPRGKLQHVTVIADEVDEDFLDEGFMFDGSSIAGWKSIEASDMKLMPDTASGYIDPFYAEKTICVHCSIVEPDTGEAYERDPRGTAEKAEAYLKSSGIGDSAFMGPEAEFFLFDDVRFSNSINKVSYEVDAIDASWNTDTEYEMGNMGHRPGVKGGYFPVNPTDESQDIRSEMLSTMKRLGMKVDKHHHEVASCQHELGLIFDSLTKQADELQKYKYVIHNVAAAYGKSATFMPKPIAGDNGTGMHVNMSIWKDGKPLFAGDKYADLSDEALWYIGGILKHAKSLNAFTNPSTNSYKRLIPGFEAPVLRAYSARNRSGCVRIPWTESPKAKRVEARFPDPSANPYLCFAALLMAGLDGIKNKIDPGEAMDKNLYDLPAEELEGIPTVCGSLREAMQELQADHEYLLAGDVFTKDQIEGYIELKMEEIETYEHTPHPVEFGLYYSC, encoded by the coding sequence ATGAGCGCAAAAGATCTGCTCAAGACGATCAAGGACGAGGAAGTCGAGTATGTCGACATCCGTTTCACCGACCCGCGCGGCAAGCTGCAGCACGTCACGGTCATCGCCGACGAGGTTGACGAGGATTTCCTCGATGAAGGCTTCATGTTCGACGGCTCGTCGATCGCCGGCTGGAAATCGATCGAAGCCTCGGACATGAAACTGATGCCCGACACCGCCAGCGGTTACATCGACCCCTTCTATGCCGAGAAAACCATCTGCGTGCATTGCTCGATCGTCGAACCCGACACCGGCGAAGCCTACGAGCGTGACCCGCGCGGCACCGCCGAAAAGGCCGAGGCCTATCTGAAGTCCAGCGGCATCGGCGACAGCGCCTTCATGGGCCCCGAAGCGGAATTCTTCCTCTTCGACGACGTGCGCTTCTCCAACTCGATCAACAAGGTCTCCTACGAGGTCGACGCGATCGACGCCTCGTGGAACACCGACACCGAGTACGAGATGGGCAACATGGGCCACCGTCCGGGCGTGAAGGGCGGCTATTTTCCGGTCAACCCCACCGACGAGTCGCAGGACATCCGTTCGGAAATGCTCTCGACCATGAAACGTCTGGGCATGAAGGTCGACAAGCACCACCACGAGGTGGCGTCATGCCAGCACGAGCTGGGCCTGATCTTCGACAGCCTGACCAAGCAGGCCGATGAGCTTCAAAAGTACAAGTACGTCATCCACAACGTCGCCGCCGCCTACGGCAAGTCGGCCACGTTCATGCCCAAGCCCATCGCGGGCGACAACGGCACGGGCATGCACGTCAACATGTCGATCTGGAAAGACGGCAAGCCGCTTTTCGCCGGTGACAAGTATGCCGACCTTTCGGACGAGGCTCTGTGGTACATCGGCGGCATCCTGAAGCACGCAAAGTCGCTGAATGCCTTCACCAACCCGTCGACCAACAGCTACAAGCGTCTGATCCCTGGCTTCGAAGCTCCCGTTCTGCGCGCCTACTCGGCCCGCAACCGCTCGGGCTGCGTTCGTATTCCGTGGACCGAGTCGCCGAAAGCCAAGCGCGTCGAGGCCCGCTTCCCCGATCCGTCGGCAAACCCCTACCTGTGCTTTGCCGCGCTCCTGATGGCCGGCCTCGACGGCATCAAGAACAAGATCGACCCGGGCGAGGCGATGGACAAGAACCTCTACGACCTGCCCGCCGAAGAGCTGGAAGGCATCCCGACCGTCTGCGGCAGCCTGCGCGAAGCCATGCAGGAGCTTCAGGCCGATCACGAGTACCTTCTGGCCGGTGACGTGTTCACCAAGGACCAGATCGAGGGCTATATCGAGCTCAAGATGGAAGAGATCGAAACCTACGAACACACGCCGCACCCGGTGGAGTTCGGCCTGTACTACAGCTGCTGA
- a CDS encoding lytic transglycosylase domain-containing protein, with protein sequence MAQCGNNANGFEQWKAVFAQQAQAAGVGQRGLQALAQTRYASSTIAADRNQKSFRYSLDKFMQVRGANTIIAQGRKRKAQNARFYNWIEQNYGVPAGVIIAIHGMETGFGGFMGNSSVVSAIVTLTYDCRRSDFFRPHAIGALKLVDRGSITINTRGAKHGELGHTQFLPGNALSYGVDGNGDGRVDFYNQADALVSTANFLRRKGWQPGAGYQQGQPNFRVIKQWNAATVYQQAIAIMAAKIDG encoded by the coding sequence ATGGCCCAATGTGGCAATAACGCCAACGGATTCGAACAATGGAAGGCAGTCTTCGCCCAGCAGGCCCAGGCTGCCGGTGTCGGTCAGCGTGGCCTTCAGGCGCTGGCCCAGACCCGCTACGCCTCCAGCACCATCGCCGCCGACCGCAACCAGAAAAGTTTTCGCTACTCGCTCGACAAGTTCATGCAGGTGCGCGGCGCCAACACGATCATCGCGCAAGGCCGCAAGCGCAAGGCGCAGAACGCCCGGTTCTACAACTGGATCGAACAGAATTACGGCGTGCCCGCCGGGGTCATCATCGCCATCCACGGCATGGAAACCGGCTTTGGCGGCTTCATGGGCAACAGCTCGGTCGTCTCGGCCATCGTGACCCTGACCTATGACTGCCGCCGTTCGGATTTCTTCCGTCCGCACGCCATCGGCGCGCTGAAACTGGTGGATCGCGGCTCGATCACAATCAACACGCGTGGCGCCAAGCATGGCGAGCTGGGCCATACCCAGTTCCTGCCGGGCAACGCACTGAGCTACGGCGTCGACGGCAACGGCGACGGCCGCGTGGATTTCTATAACCAGGCCGATGCGCTTGTGTCGACGGCGAATTTCCTGCGTCGCAAGGGCTGGCAGCCGGGCGCCGGTTACCAGCAGGGCCAGCCCAACTTCCGCGTCATCAAGCAATGGAACGCAGCCACCGTTTATCAACAGGCCATTGCCATCATGGCCGCCAAGATCGACGGCTGA
- a CDS encoding glyoxalase superfamily protein — protein MTQTTLPSRDVLKGHARNLRQTLSHAGTPISHSTALEHVAHQWGYRDWNTLSDAIAAPTPRVWSLGQRVSGHYLGHAFTGTIRSARRHGPNHVELGIDFDTPVDVVASTRFSALRKRVSCTVGATGRTVEKTSDGQPHVALDLT, from the coding sequence ATGACACAGACCACACTTCCCTCGCGCGACGTGCTGAAAGGCCACGCGCGCAATCTTCGCCAGACCCTCAGCCACGCCGGAACGCCCATCAGCCACTCCACCGCGCTTGAACATGTGGCCCATCAATGGGGCTATCGTGACTGGAACACCCTGTCCGACGCCATCGCGGCGCCGACACCCCGCGTCTGGTCGCTGGGTCAGCGGGTGTCGGGGCACTACCTGGGCCATGCGTTCACCGGCACCATCCGCTCGGCCCGCCGTCACGGACCGAACCACGTGGAACTGGGCATTGACTTCGACACGCCCGTTGACGTCGTTGCCTCGACCCGCTTCAGCGCACTGCGCAAGCGGGTGTCCTGCACGGTCGGCGCCACCGGGCGCACCGTCGAGAAAACCTCCGACGGACAGCCGCACGTTGCCCTCGACCTGACCTGA
- a CDS encoding DUF6314 family protein, which yields MAARRAWRLVPELADFEGVWRLERDVVHANAAPARFEGEARFVPGQDGLIYREAGVLTMAGEAPMRAERGYLWRAGNSGGIDVMFEDGRFFHSITGSAEARHWCDPDTYHVQYDFGGWPEWRATWAVSGPRKAYQMISRYVPAVGEK from the coding sequence GTGGCGGCAAGACGGGCGTGGCGATTGGTACCGGAACTGGCAGACTTCGAAGGGGTGTGGCGGCTGGAGCGCGACGTGGTGCACGCGAACGCGGCGCCCGCGCGGTTTGAGGGCGAGGCCCGGTTTGTGCCCGGGCAGGACGGACTGATCTATCGCGAGGCGGGTGTGCTGACCATGGCCGGCGAGGCGCCGATGCGGGCCGAACGGGGATATCTCTGGCGGGCCGGGAACAGCGGTGGGATCGATGTGATGTTCGAGGATGGACGGTTCTTTCACAGCATCACCGGCAGCGCCGAGGCGCGGCACTGGTGCGATCCGGACACGTACCACGTGCAGTACGATTTTGGCGGCTGGCCGGAGTGGCGCGCGACCTGGGCGGTGTCGGGGCCGCGGAAGGCTTACCAAATGATCAGTCGTTATGTCCCCGCGGTGGGGGAGAAGTGA